GAAGATCATCGAATGGGGCATCGAGCGGATGAAGGAAATGCTCCCGGTGGCGGCGCGGGCAAGGCGGGAAACCGTCGACGCCTCCGAGCTGATGCTGGCTTTGCAATGCGGCGGGTCGGACGGCTATTCCGGCATTACCGCCAACCCGGCTCTGGGTTATGCCGCCGATATCCTGGTGCGCAATGGCGGCACCGCCATCCTCAGCGAAACGCCCGAAATCTACGGCGCCGAGCACCTGCTGACGCGCCGCGCCACCTCGCGCGAAGTTGGCGAAAAGCTGATCAGCCGCATTCACTGGTGGGAAGATTATACCCGCCGCAACCATGGCGAGATGAACAATAATCCCTCCCCGGGCAACAAGCTGGGCGGGCTGACGACGATTCTCGAAAAGTCGCTCGGGGCCGCCGCCAAGGGCGGCACGACGCCGCTGACGGCGGTCTACGAATATGCCGAAAAGGTCACCGAAAAGGGCTTTGTCTTCATGGACACGCCCGGCTTTGATCCGGTGTCGGCCACTGGCCAGGTGGCCGGCGGCGCCAATGTGCTGACCTTCACCACCGGGCGCGGCTCGGCCTATGGCTGCAAGCCGGTGCCCTCGATCAAGCTGGCGACCAATTCGGACATGTATGCCCGCATGACCGAGGACATGGACATCAATTGCGGCGACATCGTCGAGGGCGTCTCCATTGAGGACAAGGGGCGCGAAATCTTCGACCTCATCCTCAAGACCGCCTCGGGCGCGCCCACCAAGTCGGAAGCCCTGGGCTATGGCGACAATGAATTCGTGCCCTGGCAGGTCGGCGCGACGATGTAGGCAGGGCTGGGCGGTCGCGCTCAGCGTAGCCGATAGACCGCCCCCAGGCGGTCGGCCGTGTCGCGGGCGTCGCCGACATCACTTACGGCATAGGATGCCAGCAATTCGAGCTGATCGAGCGGCAGATCGCGTCGGTCGGGGTCGCCGATCAGCACGGTGATGCCGGCCGCCTGGCAGCGCTGCAGGAATGGCAGCATGGTTGCCGCGACCTGGGCATTGTAGAACACGTCGCCGGCAGCGATGAGGTCAATCTCGTCCGGTACCGGACCATCAAGGACCATGTCGCGCAGGCCGATGCTCACGCCATTGGCGACCGCATTGAGGGCGATGGCGGCCTGGCCATAGAGGTCGATCTCGGCGGCCGATACCGTGGCACCCGCTTGGGCGGCGACGATGCCGACCAGGCCCGAGCCGGCCCCCAGATCGAGCACATGCTTGCCGGCCACCAGCACGGGGTGGCGGCGGAAATGCTGCGCCAGTGCCAGGCCGCCCGCCCATTGATAGGCCCAATAGGGCGCAGGCGGATCGGGGTCATCATCGTCGAGCAGGCGCGACAGGCGGCTGCCGGCATGGGCCGTGTAAAGCCTGATGCCAGGCAGGGAGGGAACCGGGTCAAGCCGCAGGCTGGCGGTGATGAAGTCGGCAGGCTTCAAGGGCGCTGCAGGCCGGTGGCGCTGACATAGGTGCTCATCAGATATTGCGAGCAGGTGATGAAGAGCCGGTTCCGCTTGGGGCCGCCAAAGGTGACATTGGAAGTTTTCGCGCCGGTCTTGATGCGGCCCAGCAGCGTGCCCGCGGGATCATAGACATTCACGCCCAGCCCGGCGCTGGTCCAGATATTGCCCTCTGTATCGAGCCGGAAGCCGTCAGGCAGGCCGGAATCGATATCGGCAAAGACTTTTGGGTTTGTCAGCGTGCTGCCGTTCACGTTGAACTGGCGGATCTGGGCGGGCCAGTCGGGGTCGTGGCTCTGGCCGGTGTCGGACACGTAAAGCACCGATTCATCGGGCGAAAAAGCCAGGCCATTGGGCTTGGCAAAATCGTCGGCCACCACGCTGAGCGATCCATCGGCCGGATCGAAGCGATAGACGAAGCAGCCGGCCTGCTCCTGATCGGATTTATAGCCTTCGTAATCGCTGAGAATGCCGTAGGGCGGATCGGTGAACCAGATCGTGCCGTCGGACTTGACCACCACGTCATTGGGCGAGTTCAGCCGCTTGCCCTGATGGGAATCCACCAGCGTGGTAATGCTGCCATCCGGCTCGGTGCGCAGCACGGCGCGGGCGCCGTGCGAGCAGGAAATCAGTCTGCCCTCACGGTCGCGGGTATTGCCGTTGACGAAGTTGGACGGGGTGCGGAACGGGGTGACGCCCAGGTCCGGCACATATTTGAGCATGCGGTTATTGGGAATGTCGCTCCAGACCAGGTAATTGCCGTCGGCAAACCACACCGGGCCCTCGGCCCACAGGCAGCCGTCGAAATGGGTTTCGAGCAGCGCATTGCCGACCGTCAGTTCCTTGAAGCGCTTGTCGATGATCTCGAGCGCGTCGCCGCCAATAGCCATGATGTTCCTCCCAATTGCCGGCATTTGACGGGAACATGGCCGGCGCGGCAAGCCTGTTATGGCGATGCCATATTAAGGGCCGTTGCGGTTGCGCACCGAGCATCCTGTCCCAGCCAAAAACAAAGCAGCGACAGGGCGGTAAAGATGTAATCCCCGGCGGCGCCGGCTCGATTAAACTCATGCCCATCACCCCGCATGGGCGGCCTGCAGGCGAACAGTGGCGGGGTGAGCCGGGTGGGGGTTTTGCCTCCCCCACAGGTTCCGAGACGGCCGTGCGAGGACGAGCGATCCCGTGCCGCCGAACAGTTCCAAAAACCGGCACCCCGAGGCGAAGGTCGTCTCATATTTTTACTTACTCAGGGGCGATTGCCGTCTCGGGGTCCGTCCTTCTTGACACCCGCGCTGCAGGCGGCGCCTTGGCGCGTCCATGTGCCAATTGACGACTAACATGTTAGTTGCTAGGGCAGGCTAAGCCTAGGAGCGCGCCCATGCCCAATCTCGCCAAGATCCTCACCGTCGACGAGATGAAGACCGCGGCGCGGCGCGCGGTGCCCAAGATGTTCTTCGAATATGCCGATAGCGGCAGCTATACCGAGGGCACCTATCGCGCCAATGAGAGCGATTTTAACAAGATCAGCCTCAAGCAGAAGGTGGCAGTGAACCTTGAGGGTCGCAATCTCAAGACGCAGATGCTGGGCAAGACCATCGCCATGCCGGTGGCCATTGCCCCGGCGGCGACCGGCGGCATGCAAATCGCCGATGGCGAGATCAAGGCGGCCAAGGCGGCTGAAAAATTCGGCATTCCCTTTACCCTGTCGACCATGGCCGTGTGCTCGATCGAGGACATTGCCGAGAACACCACGGCGCCGTTCTGGTTCCAGCTCTATGTCATGCGCGACCGCGGCTTCATCGAGCGGCTGATCGACCGGGCCAAGGCGGCGAAGTGTTCGGCGCTGGTGCTGACCATGGATCTGCAGATTCTGGGCCAGCGGCACAAGGACATCCACAATGGCCTGTCCACCCCGCCCAAGTTCAATGCCTATTCGCTCTGGCAGATGATGCAGCACCCGCTCTGGTGTGCGCGCATGCTGGGCACCAGGCGCCATACCTTCCGCAATATAGTGGGCCATGTCGGCGGCGATCATGACCTGGCCTCGCTGTCCTCCTGGACGGCCAGCCAGTTCGATCCGACGCTGAACTGGGCCGACGTGGCCTGGGTCAAGAAGCGCTTCGGCGGACCGGTGATCGTCAAGGGCGTGCTCGATGCCGATGACGCGCAGTCTGCCATCGACAACGGCGCCGATGCCATCGTGGTCTCCAATCATGGCGGCCGCCAGCTCGATGGCGCGCCCTCGACCATTCGCGTGCTGCCCGAGATCGTCGAGCGGGTCGGCCACAGAACCGAGGTCTATCTCGATAGCGGCATCCGCTCCGGGCAGGATGTGCTGAAGGCTTTGGCCTATGGCGCCAAGGGCACCTTTATCGGCCGGCCCATGCTCTATGGCCTGGGCGCGGGCGGGGAGGCCGGCGTCACCCGCGTGCTCGACATCATCGCCAAGGAGCTCGACACCACCATGGCCCTGTGCGGCGAGCGCGACATTGCCAATGTCGGGCTGCACAATATCTATTCCAACGACATTCCGCCGCGCAACGCGCCGCTGGCGCGCTAGAGTTATCCCCGGTAGGGGCGGCCGCTGTTAACATCGCCCTCGGTGAGCTGGGCATAGATGGCCCCGGCCAGTGCCTTCATCTGCTCCTGGGGCAAGGTGCCCACCACGGTGCAGGTGATGCGGGTATTGGCCCAGTAAAAGGCCTCGGCGCCGTCATAGGCGGTGAACTGATAGGCCGGTTCGCCGCCGGGCAGGGCAGCCGTGACATAGATGGTGACGCGTTGCTGGTCGGCATTTTCATACATCAGCTGGGCGGCGCGGCCGCCGGTGTCGGGCTCGCCGGGCAACAGGCGTCCGCCCACCAGGGCAAAGCCCTGGGCATCGAGGTCGGGCATGCCCAGCGTGGTGTCGAGCCTGTTGGACAGCCAGGTCGACAGATGCTCGCTATCGTCGCTGCCGACTTCCACGGCATGGCGGTTCTCGGCGACATAGACGGTGTGGGCATTGACCGCGTCGGCAATCAGCGTGGCGCTGGCGGGCCGGGCATCGAAGAGCGGGCGCGCGAACCAGCCCATGCCCAGGCCGAGGCCGACCAGCACGACGGCGGCCACGGCCCAACCCCAGGACCGGATGCGGCGGGGGCCGATCTCGGCGGCCAGGCGGCGCGGTCGCAGGCGTGCCGGCACGGGTTCGGCGCCGGCAGGGCCGAACAGCGTCCGGATAGCGTCGTTCTGGCGCTGGATCATGGCAATTTCGGCAGCGGCCTCGGGATTGGCCAGCAGATAGGCATCGACGGTGGCGCGCTCCCCCTCGGGCAATTGGCCATCGGCATAGGCCATCAGCATGTCGCGGGTGATCTCGTTCATTTCACCGTCCTCAGATGCGGCTCTGCCGGGGTGCCGGTCAGCAGGCGCAGCGCAGCGCGGGCGCGGCCCAGACGGCTCATCAGCGTGCCAGCGGGAATGTGCAGGATGTCGGCAGCCTCCTGGTATGAAAAGCCTTCAAGCGCGACCAGCAGCAGGGCCTCCTTCTGCTCTGTTGGCAGGGTCTGGATGGCTCGGGCCATTTCGGCGAGGGCCAGATGACCCGGCTGGGGAGCGGGTGTTGCAAGTTCGGGGACGGTGTCGATATCGACCTGTTGCCCCCGCCTATGGGAGGAACGCAGGGCGTTGCGATAAAGGTTCAGCAGAATGGTAAAAAGCCAGGCGCGGACCGGCCCGGTAGGCCGGAACAGGCCACGCTTGGCAATGGCGCGTTCCAGGCAATCCTGCACCAGGTCATCGGCCAGATCGATATTGCGCGTCAGCGCCCGGGCATAGCGCCGCAGGGCTGGAACGCAGGCTTCGACCTGGTCGAGAAACTGGTCCATGAACTGTCCGGATTATTCGATGGCAAGATGCCAGACGCCACCGACGCCGTCACCCTTGATGTCGCCGGCGGCCATGTCCTCGTACCAGTAATACAGCGGCCAGCCGTCATGGGCCCACATCTTGGCGCCGTCGTCGCGCGTCACGACAGTGAACTCGCCTTCGTCCTTGGCATCGGCGGCGGCCATCAGCGGTGGCCATTTGACGGCGCAGTCGCCATTGCAGACGCTTTTGCCATCACCCTTGGTGTCCTTGTCGAAGGTGTAGAGCGTCATGCCATTGGCATCGGTCAGCACGGACTTGCCGGCAATGTCGACGGACTTGACGGCGCCACCGAGATAGTCGGCGGCCAGTGCGGGCAGGCTCAGGAAGGCAAGGGCGGCGACGCCGGCCAGGATGGTTCGGATCTGCATGGGGATCTCCCTCGGGGTTGCGGGGCCGCTTGTGCGGTCCTCATGGCGATCAACACCGCGCAGCCCGGTTTAATCCCGGATGCCGGAAAAATCTTATCCGAAGAGATTAGCCGGCCAGAAGACAAGAGGCTGGACAGGGCGGTGGGACATTGCTTTGGTAGCGCCAACTGGTGCGCACCGTCTGGGAGAGGGCGACAAGCGACACCGGCGCTGCCGGCAAAACGCCGGCGGCTTACGGAGGAACGCAATGAAAAGACGCGAATTTTTCAAGACCGCTTCGGTCGCCACCATCGGCGCCGCTGCGGCCACCACACTGGCGGCCCCAGCCCTGGCCCAGGGCAATATCACCTGGCGCATGGTCACCACCTGGCCGAAGAACTTTCCGGGCCTGGGCGTCGGCGCGCAGACGCTGGCCGATCGCATCACCAAGGCCTCGGGTGGCCGTCTCACCGTGCAGGTCTTTGCTGCCGGCGAAATGGTGCCGGGCCTGCAGGCGCTCGACGCCGTCATCGACGGCTCGGCCGAAATGAGCCATGGCACGCCCTATTACTGGCAGAACAAGAGCCAGGCGCTGAGCTTTTTCACCGGCGTGCCCTTCGGCATGACCAATCGTGAGCTGACCGCCTGGGTGCGCTATCTCGGCGGCCAGGAAATCTGGGACAAGGTCTATGACCAGTTCGGTCTGCAGGGCTTCCTGTCGGGCGATACCGGCACGCAGGCCGGCGGCTGGTTCCGCAATGAACTGACCGGCGTTGCCGATATCCAGGGCCTGCGCTTCCGCACGCCGGGCCTGGGTGGCCAGGTCTGGGGCAAGCTGGGCGCTTCGGTGACCAACCTTGCCGCCGGCGAAATCTTTGCCGCCCTGCAGTCGGGTACGCTCGATGCCGCCGAATTCGTCGGCCCCTACAACGATCTGGCGCTGGGCTTTTACCAGATCGCC
This sequence is a window from Devosia beringensis. Protein-coding genes within it:
- a CDS encoding alpha-hydroxy acid oxidase produces the protein MPNLAKILTVDEMKTAARRAVPKMFFEYADSGSYTEGTYRANESDFNKISLKQKVAVNLEGRNLKTQMLGKTIAMPVAIAPAATGGMQIADGEIKAAKAAEKFGIPFTLSTMAVCSIEDIAENTTAPFWFQLYVMRDRGFIERLIDRAKAAKCSALVLTMDLQILGQRHKDIHNGLSTPPKFNAYSLWQMMQHPLWCARMLGTRRHTFRNIVGHVGGDHDLASLSSWTASQFDPTLNWADVAWVKKRFGGPVIVKGVLDADDAQSAIDNGADAIVVSNHGGRQLDGAPSTIRVLPEIVERVGHRTEVYLDSGIRSGQDVLKALAYGAKGTFIGRPMLYGLGAGGEAGVTRVLDIIAKELDTTMALCGERDIANVGLHNIYSNDIPPRNAPLAR
- a CDS encoding class I SAM-dependent methyltransferase, which translates into the protein MKPADFITASLRLDPVPSLPGIRLYTAHAGSRLSRLLDDDDPDPPAPYWAYQWAGGLALAQHFRRHPVLVAGKHVLDLGAGSGLVGIVAAQAGATVSAAEIDLYGQAAIALNAVANGVSIGLRDMVLDGPVPDEIDLIAAGDVFYNAQVAATMLPFLQRCQAAGITVLIGDPDRRDLPLDQLELLASYAVSDVGDARDTADRLGAVYRLR
- a CDS encoding TRAP transporter substrate-binding protein codes for the protein MKRREFFKTASVATIGAAAATTLAAPALAQGNITWRMVTTWPKNFPGLGVGAQTLADRITKASGGRLTVQVFAAGEMVPGLQALDAVIDGSAEMSHGTPYYWQNKSQALSFFTGVPFGMTNRELTAWVRYLGGQEIWDKVYDQFGLQGFLSGDTGTQAGGWFRNELTGVADIQGLRFRTPGLGGQVWGKLGASVTNLAAGEIFAALQSGTLDAAEFVGPYNDLALGFYQIAKNYYFPSFVEPGLATEIAVDKAKFQALPEDLQEIVRIAAQASYDEVASDMYANDPRALNALVSEHGVQVRRFPEEIMEAGAKASMELIAEIREGGDALTKETAESFVSAFNLLRQRTEGTDMPYLAAREKYIKYT
- a CDS encoding UxaA family hydrolase → MSQTMTRPQPRTLVLNSADNIAVALANLEVGSATPQGPVIVRRVPKGHKFALRPIAAGEPILKFGQIIGFAKEPIVPGDWVHEHNCGMGGADGSLTHDYAFTEGAIPPDMIPVEERATFEGYRRANGSVGTRNYIGILTSVNCSATVAKFIAEGINRSGLLDDYPEIDGVVPFVHGTGCGMESRGEGFDILKRTQWGYTSNPNLGAAMLVGLGCEVFQIGRMKEMYGIVESDTFQTMTIQESGGTKKIIEWGIERMKEMLPVAARARRETVDASELMLALQCGGSDGYSGITANPALGYAADILVRNGGTAILSETPEIYGAEHLLTRRATSREVGEKLISRIHWWEDYTRRNHGEMNNNPSPGNKLGGLTTILEKSLGAAAKGGTTPLTAVYEYAEKVTEKGFVFMDTPGFDPVSATGQVAGGANVLTFTTGRGSAYGCKPVPSIKLATNSDMYARMTEDMDINCGDIVEGVSIEDKGREIFDLILKTASGAPTKSEALGYGDNEFVPWQVGATM
- a CDS encoding sigma-70 family RNA polymerase sigma factor; this encodes MDQFLDQVEACVPALRRYARALTRNIDLADDLVQDCLERAIAKRGLFRPTGPVRAWLFTILLNLYRNALRSSHRRGQQVDIDTVPELATPAPQPGHLALAEMARAIQTLPTEQKEALLLVALEGFSYQEAADILHIPAGTLMSRLGRARAALRLLTGTPAEPHLRTVK
- a CDS encoding COG4315 family predicted lipoprotein, with product MQIRTILAGVAALAFLSLPALAADYLGGAVKSVDIAGKSVLTDANGMTLYTFDKDTKGDGKSVCNGDCAVKWPPLMAAADAKDEGEFTVVTRDDGAKMWAHDGWPLYYWYEDMAAGDIKGDGVGGVWHLAIE
- a CDS encoding anti-sigma factor family protein — translated: MNEITRDMLMAYADGQLPEGERATVDAYLLANPEAAAEIAMIQRQNDAIRTLFGPAGAEPVPARLRPRRLAAEIGPRRIRSWGWAVAAVVLVGLGLGMGWFARPLFDARPASATLIADAVNAHTVYVAENRHAVEVGSDDSEHLSTWLSNRLDTTLGMPDLDAQGFALVGGRLLPGEPDTGGRAAQLMYENADQQRVTIYVTAALPGGEPAYQFTAYDGAEAFYWANTRITCTVVGTLPQEQMKALAGAIYAQLTEGDVNSGRPYRG
- a CDS encoding SMP-30/gluconolactonase/LRE family protein, with amino-acid sequence MAIGGDALEIIDKRFKELTVGNALLETHFDGCLWAEGPVWFADGNYLVWSDIPNNRMLKYVPDLGVTPFRTPSNFVNGNTRDREGRLISCSHGARAVLRTEPDGSITTLVDSHQGKRLNSPNDVVVKSDGTIWFTDPPYGILSDYEGYKSDQEQAGCFVYRFDPADGSLSVVADDFAKPNGLAFSPDESVLYVSDTGQSHDPDWPAQIRQFNVNGSTLTNPKVFADIDSGLPDGFRLDTEGNIWTSAGLGVNVYDPAGTLLGRIKTGAKTSNVTFGGPKRNRLFITCSQYLMSTYVSATGLQRP